Proteins encoded in a region of the Hypomesus transpacificus isolate Combined female chromosome 17, fHypTra1, whole genome shotgun sequence genome:
- the polr2f gene encoding DNA-directed RNA polymerases I, II, and III subunit RPABC2, whose translation MSDNEDNFDDGDFDDGEEDEGMDDLENAEDEDRENVQILPAGEGQQANQKRITTQYMTKYERARVLGTRALQIAMCAPVMVELEGETDPLQIAMKELKGRKIPIIIRRYLPDGSYEDWGCDELIITD comes from the exons ATGTCCGACAACGAAGACAA CTTCGATGATGGTGATTTTGATGATGGGGAAGAAGATGAGGGGATGGATGATCTGGAGAACGCAGAAGAT GAGGACCGGGAGAACGTACAGATCCTTCCCGCGGGAGAGGGCCAGCAGGCCAATCAGAAGAGAATAACAACTCAATACATGACCAAATACGAGAGAGCCAGAGTGCTAGGGACACGCGCCCTCCAGATAGC GATGTGTGCCCCAGTCATGGTGGAgctggaaggagagacagatccCCTACAGATCGCCATGAAGGAACTGAA GGGTAGGAAGATCCCCATCATCATCAGGCGCTACCTTCCAGACGGCAGCTACGAGGACTGGGGCTGCGACGAGCTTATCATCACCGACTGA
- the LOC124479420 gene encoding MICAL-like protein 1, with product MKFGRRRKVHLSRLRIVMGSLKALQDWCRIECENYPNVDIKNMSTSFRDGLAFCALIHKHRPDLIDFHSLSKENVYENNRLAFEVAASKLGIPALLDPGDMVAMDTPDRLGVITYLSQYYLVFNKLTQVGPFRLKVSDVYVDRPTHMTKKQPAFFSDLEPATSSSGGQSGKSHQSVAAQQSVSAQQSVAAQQSISAQQSFAAQQSVAAQQSVAAQQSVAAQQSIAAQQSGGSRLTGECVSCKRHVHLLQRHLVDGQLYHRICFRCRLCRNTLLPGSYREGEDPGSLVCSHHCSAIESSHPDLSRQEEAGSTELLPKVVTQEVTSQRDARSPPHAEIPPWEVAARCTDPSPAPGATSAPQGGSSRPVPAPRRMLDSSTAPRPAPRTRAGKALDNSVAGTSADQNQSPPSPSSADGSCRPKDHPWKAISNPGPWTRLPPAPSPNKPSHFSSLSPLHGTGEWFWKKPAPGNPFGEQEDEEDDTDDEGSRIGAAGHSQNSMATSQSWSGARFLAKAAKSSDSASAGPVSREDARIPAGHGSCPAGTGAKAKSAVPGQAAEDTGPNKLGQSGSALPGAVAHTARGGATDTCTAAGGSALLGLPGAASGSDLEGPTTHITALEVLDEVEQARSQEVLRSQEVLGVSQAGGRDRSAGPSARPFPKSKSVPAITPACLSPTTPANGGAENLSEATNDIDPASAVPHSKACKENLLDGEPPPFGIPKSKTFQVTTATRAPAPGHGFPLIKRKVQTDGMSPVRQYWGEMIELDKTMFILESRGVELEGRLRGCVSDQDEEDMLVDWFRLVQDKHMLVRRDAELVYLTKQNYFEERQADVEYELRCLLNKPESEWSKDDRNQEHQLMDELVTVIEQRNQIINSLEQDRQREKEEDLLLEAMIRRKDFQKEGEKKKKSKVKFKPLKVLKMLGRKAEDSKTKDSQKKN from the exons ATGAAGTTTGGACGGCGACGAAAAGTTCATTTGAGTCGATTAAGGATAGTCATGGGTTCGCTGAAGGCTCTTCAAGACTGGTGTCGAATCGAGTGCGAGAATTACCCCAATGTGGACATTAAGAACATGTCCACGTCATTTAGAGATGGGTTAGCCTTTTGTGCTTTAATCCACAAACACCGACCTGATTTAAT AGACTTCCACTCCCTCTCCAAGGAAAACGTTTATGAAAACAACCGTCTG GCGTTTGAAGTGGCAGCGTCGAAACTGGGCATCCCTGCCCTGCTGGACCCTGGAGACATGGTTGCCATGGACACCCCTGATCGTCTGGGCGTCATCACCTACCTGTCCCAGTACTATCTCGTCTTCAACAAGCTAACTCAGG TCGGTCCGTTCAGGCTAAAGGTGTCAGATGTTTATGTTGACCGCCCCACACACATGACCAAGAAACAACCTGCATTTTTTTCGGACCTTGAACCAGCCACG aGCTCATCAGGAGGGCAGAGCGGTAAATCTCACCAGAGCGTTGCAGCGCAGCAGAGCGTCTCAGCGCAGCAGAGCGTCGCAGCGCAGCAGAGCATCTCAGCGCAGCAGAGCTTCGCAGCGCAGCAGAGCGTCGCGGCGCAGCAGAGCGTCGCTGCGCAGCAGAGCGTCGCAGCGCAGCAGAGCATCGCAGCGCAGCAGAGCGGTGGCAGCAGACTGACTGGGGAGTGTGTCTCCTGCAAAAGGCATGTCCACCTGCTCCAAAGACATCTGGTGGACGGCCAGCTCTATCACCGGATCTGCTTCAG ATGCAGGCTGTGCAGAAATACCTTGCTACCTGGTTCCTACAGAGAGGGTGAAGATCCTGGCTCATTGGTCTGCTCCCATCACTGCTCAGCCATTGAGAGCTCTCACCCTGACCtcagcagacaggaagaggcGGGATCAACGGAACTCCTCCCCAAAGTAgtaacacaggaagtgacatcccAACGCGACGCAAGGTCGCCCCCTCATGCAGAAATACCCCCCTGGGAGGTGGCTGCTAGGTGCACTGATCCCTCTCCAGCACCGGGAGCCACGTCTGCTCCACAGGGGGGTAGCAGTCGGCCGGTACCTGCCCCCAGACGCATGCTGGACTCCTCCACCGCCCCTCGTCCTGCCCCCAGGACCCGCGCTGGTAAAGCCTTGGACAACTCTGTTGCGG GCACGTCAGCTGATCAAAACCAATCCCCACCCAG TCCTAGTTCTGCCGATGGAAGCTGCAGACCCAAGGATCATCCCTGGAAGGCAATTAGCAACCCTGGACCCTGGACCAGGCTACCGCCAGCCCCATCCCCTAACAAACCCTCCCACTTCAGCTCCCTGTCACCCCTGCATGGAACCGGGGAATGGTTCTGGAAGAAACCGGCCCCAGGAAACCCCTTTGGAGAacaagaggatgaggaggacgaCACTGATGATGAAGGTTCCAGAATAGGTGCAGCGGGCCACAGTCAGAACTCCATGGCAACCAGTCAGTCATGGAGTGGCGCCCGTTTTTTAGCtaaagcagctaaaagcagtGACTCAGCCAGCGCTGGTCCAGTAAGCCGTGAGGACGCCAGAATACCCGCTGGTCACGGGTCATGTCCTGCCGGAACTGGTGCCAAAGCCAAGTCAGCTGTACCAGGCCAAGCAGCAGAGGACACTGGCCCTAACAAGCTGGGCCAGTCAGGATCAGCTTTACCAGGGGCAGTCGCTCACACAGCAAGAGGTGGAGCTACGGACACATGCACAGCAGCAGGTGGATCTGCTTTGCTTGGCTTACCTGGAGCAGCGTCAGGTAGCGACCTCGAAGGACCCACAACACACATCACTGCCTTGGAGGTTCTTGATGAGGTTGAACAAGCTAGATCACAGGAAGTACTTAGATCACAGGAAGTGCTTGGCGTATCCCAGGCTGGTGGTCGAGATCGTTCTGCTGGACCATCGGCCCGACCTTTCCCCAAGAGTAAGTCAGTGCCTGCCATCACTCCTGCTTGTCTCAGCCCCACCACACCAGCCAATGGGGGGGCAGAAAATCTCTCAGAAGCAACCAATGATATTGATCCAGCATCTGCAGTGCCTCACAGTAAG GCCTGTAAAGAGAACCTATTGGACGGTGAACCCCCACCTTTCGGCATACCAAAATCCAAGACGTTCCAGGTAACCACAGCAACGCGTGCTCCTGCCCCCGGACATGGCTTCCCCCTCATCAAGAGGAAG gtgcAGACGGACGGTATGTCGCCGGTGAGGCAGTATTGGGGGGAGATGATAGAGCTGGACAAAACAATGTTCATcctggagagcagaggggtggagctggagggcagGCTGAGAGGCTGCGTCAGTG ACCAGGATGAGGAGGACATGCTGGTGGACTGGTTCAGGCTGGTTCAGGACAAGCACATGCTGGTGCGGAGAGATGCTGAGCTGGTCTACCT GACGAAGCAAAATTATTTTGAAGAGAGGCAGGCCGATGTGGAGTACGAACTTCGGTGTCTTCTCAACAAACCTG AGTCGGAGTGGAGTAAGGACGACCGCAACCAAGAGCATCAGCTGATGGATGAGCTGGTGACCGTCATCGAACAGAGGAATCAGATCATCAACAGCTTGGAGCAGGACAGACAGAG agagaaagaagaagatcTTCTGTTGGAGGCCATGATTAGGAGGAAAG ATTttcaaaaagagggagagaaaaagaagaagtcCAAAGTGAAGTTCAAGCCCTTGAAGGTTCTGAAGATGCTTGGCCGCAAAGCAGAGGACTCCAAGACCAAGGACTCCCAGAAGAAGAACTGA